A genomic region of Pecten maximus unplaced genomic scaffold, xPecMax1.1, whole genome shotgun sequence contains the following coding sequences:
- the LOC117319771 gene encoding uncharacterized protein LOC117319771: protein MGKKYRKWKSRQKAGYDLRSREAVLEPGDRVLVKVLAFEGRHKLADRWEPDVYIVQSQPNRDIPVYTILRENGEGKSRTLHRNHLLPIGTIPLETDEIPIAHPPRPVPRARKSKLECGPHHQESVAEIVDSPSVTDSSDEEFVGMNVPSNVQRPPTQDKAQPSENVTFVPGPRTGFIDVETSESEPEDEPATAVQGNITLPDPEIPIPRRSTRNKRQPNWMTSGEFVCSQQPVGAEPEWKVKAMFLMDITSSVSFRNMTAPAQQALLNILTC, encoded by the coding sequence aaaaaataccgaaaatggaagaGTCGTCAAAAGGCAGGCTACGATCTACGCAGTAGAGAAGCTGTTTTGGAACCGGGAGACCGAGTTCTTGTTAAGGTACTGGCCTTTGAAGGACGTCATAAGCTGGCGGATCGTTGGGAACCTGACGTGTATATCGTGCAGAGTCAACCCAATAGAGACATTCCTGTCTACACCATACTTAGAGAGAATGGAGAGGGAAAAAGTAGAACTCTTCACCGGAATCATCTACTTCCAATCGGAACGATACCACTGGAAACAGATGAAATACCCATTGCACATCCACCTCGACCGGTACCTCGTGCTAGGAAGTCGAAGCTGGAATGTGGACCACATCATCAAGAGTCTGTGGCTGAGATTGTCGACTCGCCGTCCGTGACTGACAGCTCAGATGAGGAATTTGTGGGTATGAACGTTCCTAGCAACGTTCAACGGCCACCCACACAGGACAAAGCACAGCCGAGCGAGAATGTGACATTTGTACCTGGACCTCGGACTGGCTTTATTGATGTGGAGACATCGGAATCGGAACCGGAAGATGAACCTGCAACTGCAGTACAGGGGAATATTACTTTGCCTGATCCGGAGATTCCAATACCAAGACGGTCTACCAGGAACAAACGACAGCCTAATTGGATGACATCAGGCGAGTTTGTTTGTTCACAGCAACCTGTTGGAGCAGAACCAGAATGGAAGGTGAAAGCTATGTTCCTGATGGATATAACATCTTCAGTATCCTTCAGAAATATGACAGCTCCAGCTCAACAGGCACTGTTGAATATTTTAACTTGTTAA